One stretch of Candidatus Palauibacter polyketidifaciens DNA includes these proteins:
- a CDS encoding amidohydrolase family protein → MRKFIAAPVALAALLAPVHLPAQSAAELDEATSEFVSIAGPTVALVGVKVIDGTGAAGRTNQTVVIEGNRIAAAGPSGTVEIPSGAEVHELPGHTVIPGMIGLHNHMFFMGAGGRMAQGNISSPRLYLAAGVTTIRTTGSVSPYADLNVKSNIERGLAPGPRMHVTAPYVTGPNPALGDMAQVNSPEEARRFVRYWAGEGASWIKAYTTIRRAELAAVIEEAHAQGLRVTGHICSITFQEAVDMGMDNIEHGFGTATDFDPRKRPDECPPNSMVTVGEEGDPSGETARALILSMVENDVGMTSTMAVIEPMTKGRAVLDDRTLEAMAPEVREDYLETVDAIEANPDWPMTEAHLQKHMAFERGFVEAGGVLAAGVDPTGIGGAIAGFGDQRNYELLVEAGFDAPTTVRIVSANGARIMGVDDELGTIEAGKLADLIVLDGDLESDSAIIRNVTVVFKDGVGYDSEKLIDSVKGMVGIR, encoded by the coding sequence ATGAGAAAGTTCATCGCGGCCCCCGTCGCGCTCGCGGCCCTTCTCGCCCCGGTCCACCTGCCCGCGCAGTCCGCGGCCGAACTCGACGAGGCGACCTCCGAGTTCGTATCCATCGCCGGCCCGACCGTCGCGCTCGTCGGCGTGAAGGTCATCGACGGTACCGGCGCCGCCGGACGGACGAACCAGACGGTCGTGATCGAGGGGAACCGCATCGCCGCGGCCGGTCCGTCGGGCACGGTGGAGATCCCGTCGGGAGCCGAGGTCCACGAGCTGCCGGGACACACCGTGATCCCGGGAATGATCGGGCTCCACAACCACATGTTCTTCATGGGCGCCGGGGGCCGGATGGCCCAGGGCAACATCTCCTCCCCGCGTCTCTATCTCGCGGCGGGGGTCACGACGATCCGCACGACGGGCAGCGTCTCGCCCTACGCGGACCTCAACGTGAAGTCGAACATCGAACGCGGGCTCGCGCCGGGCCCCCGCATGCACGTCACCGCGCCGTACGTCACCGGACCCAACCCGGCGCTCGGGGACATGGCGCAGGTGAACTCGCCCGAGGAAGCGCGCCGCTTCGTCCGCTACTGGGCCGGGGAGGGCGCCTCCTGGATCAAGGCGTACACGACGATCCGCCGCGCCGAACTCGCCGCCGTCATCGAGGAGGCGCACGCGCAGGGCCTTCGGGTCACGGGCCACATCTGTTCGATCACCTTCCAGGAAGCCGTCGACATGGGGATGGACAACATCGAGCACGGCTTCGGGACGGCGACGGACTTCGACCCGCGGAAGCGGCCCGACGAGTGTCCGCCGAATTCCATGGTCACGGTCGGTGAGGAGGGGGACCCGAGCGGGGAGACCGCCCGGGCGCTCATCCTCTCCATGGTAGAGAACGATGTGGGAATGACCTCGACGATGGCCGTGATCGAGCCCATGACGAAGGGGCGGGCGGTCCTCGACGATCGGACGCTCGAGGCGATGGCTCCCGAGGTGCGGGAGGACTACCTCGAGACGGTGGACGCGATCGAGGCGAACCCGGATTGGCCGATGACGGAGGCGCACCTCCAGAAGCACATGGCGTTCGAGCGCGGCTTCGTCGAGGCCGGGGGCGTGCTCGCGGCGGGCGTGGACCCGACGGGGATCGGGGGCGCGATCGCGGGTTTCGGGGACCAGCGCAACTACGAGCTTCTCGTCGAGGCGGGATTCGATGCCCCGACGACGGTCCGGATCGTGAGCGCGAACGGCGCCCGGATCATGGGCGTGGACGACGAACTGGGGACGATCGAGGCCGGAAAGCTCGCGGACCTCATCGTGCTCGATGGCGACCTGGAATCGGACTCCGCGATCATCAGGAACGTCACGGTCGTGTTCAAGGACGGGGTGGGTTACGACTCGGAGAAGCTGATCGACTCCGTGAAAGGAATGGTAGGGATCCGATGA